A single genomic interval of Pseudomonas sp. FeN3W harbors:
- a CDS encoding carbamoyltransferase, with protein MALTILGLSGALSHDPSAALYIDGKLIAAAEEERFVRDKHAKNRMPYESAKFCMEQAGIKPSDVDVVAIPFAPISIFEKARWHYAKRYWYAPDRALDAILMGNRRYYRYKKRIQWCLQQLGFDLKKVKLQPVEHHLAHASSAYHCSGFTEKTAIMGIDGKGEYATTFFGWGENGRIHKIKEFYDPDSLGGLYGAITEYLGFEMLDGEFKVMGMAPYGDAAKYDFSRLAKFENGELIINTDYANVIGFRRYKENGKGYYFSPKLIDWLGPKREGDIADDPYIHYAASMQALFEKLALEMMDYYLGDIIRETGKIAFAGGCALNVKLNQKIIAREEVKELFVQPASGDAGTAVGAAAYISHQRGVPVEKMEHVYLGPSFSNEDVIAACARHPNKPAWQKIDNVPERIAKIMVDGNPVAWFQGRMEFGPRALGGRSIIGCPSVPGVADRINEQIKFRERWRPFCPSMLDTVAPQMLKVDHPSPFMTFTFEVNEGWKERVGEVVHEDGTSRAQVLKREYNPRWYDLMLELEKLTGNGVSLNTSLNRRGEPMICSPTDALNMFFGSDLQYLIMEDVLVVKDGMSRHEPS; from the coding sequence GTGGCATTGACGATTCTCGGCCTTTCCGGCGCCCTCAGCCATGATCCTTCCGCTGCCCTCTACATCGACGGCAAGCTCATCGCTGCTGCCGAGGAGGAGCGCTTCGTGCGCGACAAGCACGCGAAGAACCGCATGCCCTACGAGTCCGCCAAGTTCTGCATGGAGCAGGCCGGCATCAAGCCGAGCGACGTCGACGTGGTGGCGATTCCCTTTGCGCCCATCAGCATTTTCGAGAAAGCCCGCTGGCACTATGCCAAGCGCTACTGGTACGCCCCGGACCGCGCGCTCGACGCCATTCTCATGGGCAACCGTCGCTATTATCGCTACAAGAAGCGCATCCAGTGGTGCCTGCAGCAGCTTGGCTTCGATCTGAAAAAGGTCAAGCTGCAGCCGGTCGAGCACCACCTGGCCCACGCCTCCAGTGCCTACCACTGCTCCGGCTTCACCGAGAAGACCGCGATCATGGGCATCGACGGCAAGGGTGAGTACGCCACGACGTTCTTCGGCTGGGGCGAGAACGGCAGGATCCACAAGATCAAGGAATTCTACGATCCGGATTCGCTGGGCGGCCTGTACGGAGCGATCACCGAGTACCTCGGCTTCGAGATGCTCGATGGCGAATTCAAAGTCATGGGCATGGCGCCCTACGGCGACGCGGCCAAGTACGATTTCTCTCGCCTGGCGAAATTCGAGAACGGCGAGCTGATCATCAATACCGATTACGCCAACGTTATCGGTTTCCGGCGCTACAAGGAAAACGGCAAGGGCTACTACTTCTCGCCCAAGCTGATCGACTGGCTCGGTCCCAAGCGCGAAGGCGACATCGCCGACGATCCATACATCCACTACGCCGCCAGTATGCAGGCGCTGTTCGAGAAGCTGGCGTTGGAGATGATGGACTACTACTTGGGCGACATCATCCGCGAAACCGGCAAGATCGCTTTCGCCGGCGGCTGCGCACTGAACGTCAAGCTCAACCAGAAGATCATTGCCCGCGAAGAGGTCAAGGAACTGTTCGTCCAGCCCGCCTCAGGCGACGCTGGTACTGCGGTCGGTGCTGCTGCCTACATCTCCCATCAGCGCGGCGTGCCGGTGGAAAAGATGGAGCACGTCTATCTCGGTCCGAGCTTCAGCAACGAGGACGTCATCGCGGCCTGCGCGCGCCACCCTAACAAGCCCGCGTGGCAGAAGATCGACAACGTGCCCGAGCGCATTGCCAAGATCATGGTCGACGGCAATCCGGTCGCCTGGTTTCAGGGCCGCATGGAATTTGGCCCGCGCGCCCTCGGCGGTCGCTCCATAATCGGCTGTCCCAGCGTGCCGGGCGTGGCCGACCGGATCAACGAGCAAATCAAGTTTCGCGAACGCTGGCGGCCGTTCTGCCCGTCGATGCTCGACACAGTCGCGCCGCAGATGCTCAAGGTCGACCACCCGAGCCCGTTCATGACCTTTACCTTCGAAGTCAACGAAGGCTGGAAAGAGCGCGTCGGCGAAGTCGTCCACGAGGACGGCACCTCTCGCGCCCAAGTGCTCAAGCGCGAATACAATCCGCGCTGGTACGACCTGATGCTCGAGCTGGAAAAGCTCACCGGCAACGGCGTGTCTTTGAATACATCTCTCAATCGCCGCGGCGAACCGATGATCTGCTCGCCGACCGATGCGCTGAATATGTTCTTTGGGTCGGATCTGCAGTATCTGATCATGGAGGATGTGTTGGTGGTGAAGGATGGGATGAGCCGGCATGAGCCCAGCTGA
- a CDS encoding glycosyltransferase: MSPAERWVLQLCHGYDGPFLDCARQYAVLFAGTQYKVCTVYLTGAPSEEVVQGSASDDVVFLGYDSRHVRGLKLGAIRKLRKIVAGRNFRLCIAHRFKPIYIALLATRLPVIGVHHAFGVYNRPMRRWFVNHFRARLLLLGVSNAVRDEMRADLPGWESTRVETLYNRIDVAAVQTEQISRLGARTALQLPLDAWVVGNAGRLHPDKDQATLIRGFAQALPRLPVGSLLAIMGSGRLEAPLRQLAESLGIADQVRFLGHVRHGRRYFKAFDLFVLTSDHEPFGMVLLEAIAAKVPVVCTDCGGGREVVEGVGKLFPLGDSAALATELVKAAQLDPGSAQSAASTLEHLTERFSDARAQRDFNTILSKAFFTDDSVRHVHFYVE, from the coding sequence ATGAGCCCAGCTGAGCGGTGGGTGCTGCAGCTCTGTCATGGCTATGACGGCCCTTTTCTCGATTGCGCACGACAGTACGCGGTGCTTTTTGCCGGCACGCAATACAAGGTCTGCACGGTTTATTTGACGGGGGCGCCGAGTGAAGAGGTAGTGCAAGGCTCGGCTTCCGATGACGTCGTGTTTCTTGGCTATGATAGCCGGCATGTGCGGGGCCTCAAGCTCGGTGCCATACGCAAATTGCGTAAGATAGTTGCGGGTCGCAATTTCCGATTGTGCATCGCCCATCGCTTCAAGCCCATCTACATCGCGCTGCTAGCGACCAGACTGCCGGTGATCGGCGTGCACCACGCCTTCGGCGTTTATAACCGGCCCATGCGGCGCTGGTTCGTCAATCATTTTCGTGCGCGCTTGTTGCTACTCGGCGTTTCCAATGCGGTGCGTGACGAGATGCGTGCCGACCTCCCCGGCTGGGAAAGCACGCGCGTTGAAACTCTTTACAATCGCATCGACGTCGCCGCCGTGCAGACCGAGCAGATTTCTCGCCTCGGCGCCCGCACAGCGCTGCAACTGCCGCTGGATGCCTGGGTGGTTGGCAATGCCGGTCGCTTGCACCCAGATAAGGATCAGGCCACCTTGATCCGAGGATTCGCTCAGGCACTGCCACGACTGCCCGTCGGTAGCCTGCTTGCGATAATGGGTAGCGGTCGGCTGGAAGCGCCGCTTCGCCAACTGGCCGAGAGTCTGGGGATCGCCGATCAGGTGCGGTTTCTCGGGCATGTGCGGCACGGCAGGCGCTACTTCAAAGCGTTTGATCTCTTTGTATTGACCTCAGACCACGAGCCATTCGGCATGGTGTTGCTAGAAGCCATCGCGGCGAAGGTGCCGGTGGTCTGCACCGATTGCGGTGGTGGGCGTGAAGTGGTCGAGGGCGTCGGAAAGCTGTTTCCGTTGGGAGACAGCGCTGCTTTAGCCACCGAGTTGGTGAAAGCTGCACAACTGGATCCCGGTTCGGCTCAATCGGCAGCCTCGACCCTTGAGCATCTCACCGAACGTTTTTCCGATGCGCGTGCGCAGCGTGATTTCAATACAATTCTGTCGAAAGCGTTTTTCACGGATGATTCAGTGCGGCATGTTCATTTTTACGTTGAATAA
- a CDS encoding glycosyltransferase produces the protein MKVLLLVQKEQRVMLDRLYESIAYNCECDTRWLSRDEQANLKRYFSESVNPQQYDRIVLFLRFKQEIRQVGFIRSVPNLVILEHDAYQNYIACKYTGKFSAHYRRLPWVRVISSGYMVSERLRQEGFDTVFVPKGYDQALLRDLGRERDIELAFVGSTKSGAYSERKALLDELAKVEDLVVTRTNSGEDYCNTLNRIRFFVSADVGMGEYMIKNFEAMACGCVLLAWDQGEAENKALGFIDMENLVLYRNVDELRSKLAMLRSDLDLAARIASAGRALAEREYSFSRIGQRIVQALDRPLRDHPPMGLLDRLRLYWRFK, from the coding sequence TTGAAAGTTCTGCTACTTGTGCAAAAAGAGCAGCGCGTCATGCTTGACCGCTTGTATGAAAGTATTGCGTATAATTGCGAGTGTGATACGCGGTGGCTGAGTCGTGACGAGCAGGCCAATTTGAAGCGCTACTTCTCCGAGAGCGTAAACCCGCAGCAGTATGACCGCATTGTATTGTTCTTACGCTTCAAGCAGGAGATTCGGCAGGTTGGGTTTATTCGCAGCGTGCCAAATCTGGTGATACTTGAGCACGACGCTTATCAAAACTATATCGCCTGCAAGTACACGGGAAAGTTCAGCGCACATTATCGGCGTTTGCCGTGGGTGCGTGTGATCAGCTCCGGTTACATGGTCAGCGAGCGGCTTCGCCAGGAAGGCTTCGATACAGTCTTCGTGCCCAAGGGGTACGACCAGGCATTGCTGCGCGATCTGGGGCGGGAGCGAGATATCGAACTGGCCTTCGTTGGCAGCACCAAAAGCGGCGCCTATAGCGAGCGCAAGGCGTTGCTCGATGAGCTGGCAAAAGTTGAGGATCTGGTCGTTACGCGCACCAATTCTGGTGAAGACTATTGCAATACCCTCAATCGCATTCGCTTCTTCGTCAGTGCCGACGTCGGCATGGGCGAATACATGATCAAGAACTTCGAGGCTATGGCCTGTGGTTGTGTATTGCTGGCGTGGGATCAGGGCGAAGCAGAAAACAAGGCGCTGGGTTTCATCGATATGGAAAACCTTGTGCTTTACCGCAATGTCGATGAGCTGCGAAGCAAGTTGGCGATGCTGCGTTCCGATCTCGACCTAGCGGCGCGCATTGCTTCGGCGGGTAGGGCCTTGGCGGAGCGGGAATACAGCTTCTCGCGCATCGGACAGCGCATCGTCCAGGCCTTGGATAGGCCGCTACGCGATCATCCGCCGATGGGCCTGTTGGATCGGCTGCGCTTGTACTGGAGGTTTAAGTGA
- a CDS encoding DUF6625 family protein, with product MPFFLRSCKRNAGIDWLFFSDCGVPDDLPDNVRIVPISFADYCQLVSERLGISFKPDNPYKLCDIKPALGHIHADHLDGFDFWGFSDIDLIYGDLRGYFSEDRLARYDLLSTHARRVSGHLCLLRNNERMRQAFMCVPGWQACFEDPRHHAFDEAAFSRLFIRRKNWPEPLRRVADHFNPWRRCSEFNEAFSTPHARVPWLSGSFDFPDCWVWNDGRLTNNRDGARDFPYFHFITWKNAKWSGCTLESLVQPENLAAQQSWCVTEQGFRALDGLAVIGRRTSTDGSL from the coding sequence ATGCCGTTTTTCCTGCGGAGCTGTAAGCGGAACGCGGGCATCGACTGGCTCTTCTTCAGCGATTGTGGAGTGCCGGATGACCTTCCGGATAACGTACGGATCGTGCCGATTTCGTTTGCCGATTACTGTCAATTGGTCAGCGAGCGCCTGGGTATCTCCTTCAAGCCGGACAATCCTTACAAGCTCTGCGATATCAAGCCTGCGCTAGGTCATATCCACGCCGACCATTTGGATGGCTTCGATTTCTGGGGTTTCAGCGATATCGATCTCATATACGGCGACCTGCGCGGCTATTTTTCCGAGGATCGGCTCGCCCGATACGATCTGCTGTCCACCCACGCGCGTCGCGTTTCAGGACATCTGTGTTTGCTGCGTAATAACGAGCGTATGCGCCAGGCGTTCATGTGCGTTCCTGGCTGGCAGGCTTGTTTCGAAGACCCCAGGCACCATGCGTTCGACGAAGCGGCATTCAGCCGATTGTTCATTCGACGAAAAAACTGGCCCGAGCCGCTTCGGCGGGTGGCTGATCACTTCAATCCGTGGCGTCGATGCAGCGAGTTCAACGAGGCGTTCAGTACTCCGCACGCTCGGGTTCCATGGCTTAGCGGTAGCTTCGATTTTCCCGATTGCTGGGTCTGGAACGATGGGCGGCTGACCAACAACCGCGATGGCGCTCGAGACTTCCCCTATTTCCATTTTATAACCTGGAAGAACGCCAAATGGTCAGGCTGTACCCTCGAGTCACTGGTGCAGCCTGAAAATCTTGCCGCTCAGCAATCGTGGTGCGTTACAGAACAAGGGTTTCGGGCTTTAGACGGGCTGGCTGTTATCGGACGGAGAACGAGTACCGATGGCTCGCTTTAA
- a CDS encoding glycosyltransferase encodes MSILSILWSSGKAHTSIHRVHEEILSLVADEREKMHTWMLMGREAARNSDCGQMLHWRLSSRALKGRGIWKLSQWWLQRHLAREIERLNPKVLLLDGIGVARLIIPVVARLHLKSRVIVVFHGQSRMRRSDPKLFDAIAAHRLRLVAVSEALAESLGAKLGRAVFAARTAINPHSFKQELISRDEARGRLGLDSASIVLGTVGRLVEEKGFLPMLDVLSELSRVRTNIHLVLVGEGRQRPELESRIRRLSLGRMVTLAGYRQDAAQLYKAFDVMLIPSRSEGLGLVLQEAVMADVPVVASDLPVFVEQLGVKGIYVSPNDVSGWVTAIEHVLDSDRRSLAVEQGNHLASEQAWKRFRKSYVELLADDSGTVSASQNCENGKAF; translated from the coding sequence TTGAGTATCCTTAGTATTTTGTGGTCTTCCGGCAAGGCGCATACCTCCATTCATCGAGTGCATGAGGAGATTCTTTCCCTAGTGGCTGATGAAAGAGAAAAAATGCACACTTGGATGCTGATGGGGCGCGAGGCTGCGCGGAACTCTGATTGCGGGCAAATGCTGCATTGGCGGCTGAGCTCGAGGGCGCTCAAAGGTCGGGGCATCTGGAAACTATCGCAGTGGTGGTTGCAGCGGCACCTTGCCCGCGAGATCGAGCGACTCAATCCGAAAGTGTTGTTGCTCGATGGCATTGGCGTGGCTCGGTTGATCATTCCGGTGGTGGCGAGATTGCACCTTAAGTCCCGGGTCATCGTCGTGTTCCACGGGCAAAGCCGCATGCGTCGGAGCGATCCGAAGTTGTTCGACGCGATTGCTGCGCATCGTCTGAGGCTGGTCGCGGTGTCCGAGGCGCTCGCCGAATCTCTGGGCGCGAAGCTGGGTAGAGCGGTGTTCGCTGCACGAACAGCGATAAACCCGCATTCGTTCAAGCAGGAACTGATTTCTCGCGACGAAGCCAGGGGCAGACTGGGCCTTGATAGCGCAAGCATTGTCCTGGGCACGGTTGGGCGGCTGGTCGAGGAAAAGGGCTTTCTGCCCATGCTCGATGTGCTGAGTGAGTTGTCACGCGTGCGGACAAACATCCACCTGGTGCTCGTGGGCGAAGGGAGGCAACGACCGGAACTGGAGTCACGTATCCGACGCCTGAGCCTAGGCCGAATGGTTACGCTGGCGGGATATCGACAGGACGCTGCGCAGCTATATAAAGCGTTCGATGTGATGTTGATTCCGTCCCGCAGTGAAGGGTTGGGTTTGGTTTTGCAAGAAGCGGTGATGGCGGATGTGCCGGTCGTTGCCAGCGATCTGCCAGTCTTCGTCGAGCAGTTGGGGGTCAAGGGCATTTACGTCTCGCCGAACGATGTGTCCGGCTGGGTCACCGCCATTGAGCATGTGCTCGATTCGGATCGGCGATCGCTCGCCGTCGAGCAGGGGAATCACCTAGCATCGGAGCAGGCCTGGAAACGGTTCCGCAAGAGTTACGTTGAGCTGCTGGCCGATGACTCGGGAACGGTCAGCGCATCGCAGAACTGCGAAAACGGAAAGGCGTTCTGA
- a CDS encoding toluene tolerance protein: MHVSQLCQRDLQQLTHNAAILEADGLGPKVLQLESGLFLKFFRRKRWLSSALLRPYSRRFVKNAERLQALDIATLKVRAIYELSDKSADAVLYAPLLGSSLSQLATQPGFSWSTILPKLIGFVRELHRKGIYFRSLHLGNIVLTPQGSLGLIDIADMRFLGRSLPNHMIRRNLAHFKRYLEREKFQNAFPFSQFCDALTVPESSASSST; the protein is encoded by the coding sequence ATGCATGTAAGCCAATTATGCCAGCGAGACTTGCAACAACTCACCCATAATGCGGCAATTCTCGAAGCGGATGGTCTGGGTCCCAAGGTCCTGCAGCTTGAGAGCGGTCTATTTCTAAAATTCTTTCGTCGAAAGCGCTGGCTTTCCTCGGCATTGCTGCGGCCTTATTCGCGTCGATTCGTCAAGAACGCCGAACGCCTCCAAGCCCTGGATATCGCTACGCTAAAGGTGCGGGCAATATACGAACTGTCGGATAAATCGGCGGACGCGGTGCTTTATGCCCCGCTGCTGGGCAGCTCGCTAAGTCAACTTGCAACGCAGCCTGGCTTCAGTTGGTCAACAATCCTGCCCAAGCTGATTGGATTCGTACGCGAGCTGCATCGCAAGGGTATTTATTTCCGCTCGCTGCACTTGGGAAATATTGTCCTTACTCCGCAAGGTTCGCTGGGGCTGATCGATATCGCCGATATGCGTTTCCTGGGCCGATCTCTACCGAACCATATGATTCGACGTAATCTGGCGCACTTCAAACGATATCTCGAACGTGAAAAATTTCAGAACGCCTTTCCGTTTTCGCAGTTCTGCGATGCGCTGACCGTTCCCGAGTCATCGGCCAGCAGCTCAACGTAA
- the msbA gene encoding lipid A export permease/ATP-binding protein MsbA: MSGPRKADTTSSLSIYLRLLRYVVPYWSLFAISILGFLLFASTQPMLGYILKFFVDGLNNPDASFFAQVPHLNELEWLAGLKLLQAVPLLIVVIALLQGVGSFLGNYFLARVSLGLVHDLRVALFNNLLTLPNRYFDSHNSGHLISRITYNVTMVTGAATDAIKVVVREGMTVIFLFATLLWMNWKLTLVMVAILPVIGVMVSSASKKFRKQSKKIQVAMGDVTHVASETIQGYRVVRSFGGEAYEQARFLGASQDNTGKQLRMVKTNAVYTPTLQLVIYSAMAVLMFLVLYMRGDASAGDLVAYITLAGLLPKPIRQLSEVSSTIQKGVSGAESIFEQLDEASEVDGGTLERERVAGRLEINGLSFVYPGTDKQVLHDISFNVEPGQMVALVGRSGSGKSTLANLIPRFYHHDQGQILLDGVDIEDYTLRNLRRHIALVTQQVTLFNDTVANNIAYGDLAGAPLENIQRAARDAYADEFIQQMPQGYQTLVGENGVLLSGGQRQRLAIARALLKNAPVLILDEATSALDTESERHIQSALDHAMSGRTTLVIAHRLSTIEKADLILVMEQGRIVERGNHAQLLAANGAYARLHEKQFKDDEPA, encoded by the coding sequence ATGAGTGGCCCTCGGAAAGCCGACACGACATCCAGTCTGAGTATCTACCTGCGGTTGCTGCGTTATGTGGTCCCGTACTGGAGCCTGTTTGCAATCAGCATCCTCGGCTTCCTGCTCTTCGCCTCTACGCAGCCCATGCTGGGCTACATCCTCAAGTTCTTCGTCGATGGGCTGAACAACCCGGACGCCAGTTTTTTTGCCCAGGTACCTCATCTCAACGAGCTGGAGTGGCTGGCCGGGCTGAAGCTGCTGCAGGCGGTGCCCTTGCTGATCGTGGTCATCGCGCTGTTGCAGGGTGTCGGTTCGTTTCTTGGCAACTATTTCCTCGCCCGCGTCTCGCTGGGATTGGTACATGACCTGCGTGTAGCGCTGTTCAACAACCTGCTGACGCTCCCCAATCGCTACTTCGACAGCCACAACTCCGGGCATCTGATCTCGCGCATCACCTACAACGTGACCATGGTCACCGGAGCGGCGACCGATGCGATCAAGGTGGTGGTGCGCGAGGGTATGACGGTGATCTTTCTGTTCGCGACGCTGCTGTGGATGAACTGGAAGCTGACGCTGGTGATGGTGGCGATCCTGCCGGTGATCGGGGTGATGGTGTCCAGTGCCAGCAAGAAATTTCGCAAGCAGAGCAAGAAAATCCAGGTCGCGATGGGCGATGTCACCCATGTGGCCTCGGAAACCATCCAGGGCTACCGGGTCGTGCGCAGTTTCGGTGGCGAGGCCTACGAGCAGGCGCGTTTTCTCGGCGCGAGTCAGGACAACACCGGCAAGCAGCTGCGCATGGTCAAGACCAATGCGGTCTATACGCCGACGCTGCAACTGGTGATCTACAGCGCGATGGCAGTGCTGATGTTTCTGGTGCTGTACATGCGCGGCGATGCTTCTGCCGGCGATCTGGTTGCTTACATCACCCTGGCCGGCCTGCTGCCGAAACCGATCCGGCAGCTGTCCGAGGTCAGTTCCACCATACAAAAGGGTGTTTCCGGTGCCGAAAGCATCTTCGAGCAGCTGGACGAGGCCTCGGAAGTCGATGGCGGTACGCTGGAGCGTGAGCGAGTGGCGGGGCGCCTGGAGATCAACGGGCTGAGCTTCGTCTATCCGGGCACCGACAAGCAGGTGCTGCACGACATCAGCTTCAATGTCGAGCCGGGGCAGATGGTCGCGCTGGTCGGCCGTTCGGGCAGTGGCAAATCCACCCTGGCCAATCTTATTCCGCGGTTCTACCACCACGATCAAGGGCAGATTCTGCTCGACGGTGTGGATATCGAGGACTACACGCTGCGCAACCTGCGCCGGCATATCGCTCTGGTGACTCAGCAGGTGACCTTGTTCAACGACACTGTTGCTAACAACATCGCCTACGGCGATCTGGCTGGTGCCCCGTTGGAAAATATTCAGCGCGCGGCTCGCGATGCCTATGCGGACGAGTTCATCCAGCAGATGCCGCAAGGCTACCAGACGCTGGTTGGCGAGAATGGTGTGTTGCTTTCCGGCGGTCAGCGCCAGCGTCTGGCGATCGCCCGCGCGCTGTTGAAGAACGCGCCGGTACTGATCCTCGACGAGGCGACTTCGGCGCTGGACACCGAATCCGAGCGGCATATCCAGAGCGCGCTGGACCACGCCATGAGTGGACGCACCACGCTGGTCATCGCCCATCGTCTAAGCACCATCGAGAAGGCCGATCTGATTCTGGTGATGGAGCAGGGGCGTATCGTCGAGCGCGGCAACCATGCGCAGCTGCTGGCGGCCAACGGTGCTTATGCTCGTTTGCACGAGAAGCAGTTCAAAGACGACGAGCCGGCGTGA
- the hldE gene encoding bifunctional D-glycero-beta-D-manno-heptose-7-phosphate kinase/D-glycero-beta-D-manno-heptose 1-phosphate adenylyltransferase HldE, with protein MKLSMPRFDQAPVLVVGDVMLDRYWHGGTSRISPEAPVPVVKVEQIEDRPGGAANVALNIAALGAPARLVGVTGEDEARQSLVDSLAAAGVEAHFQCIEHQPTIVKLRVMSRHQQLLRMDFEEPFDTDPAAILAEVEALLAGVKVLVLSDYGKGALRNHQALIQAARRRGIPVLADPKGKDFDIYRGATLITPNLGEFEAIVGHCADEAELVAKGAELMSRLELDALLVTRGEHGMTLLRPDHAPLHLPARAREVFDVTGAGDTVISTLAAAIAAGEELPQAVALANLAAGIVVGKLGTACISAPELRRAVQREEGSERGVMTVEQLLTAVEDARAEGEKIVFTNGCFDILHAGHVTYLEQARAQGDRLVVAVNDDGSVSRLKGPGRPINSVDRRMAVLAGLEAVDWVVCFAEDTPENLLAQVRPDVLVKGGDYGVDQVVGADLVKSYGGVVKVLGLVENSSTTAIVEKIRSR; from the coding sequence ATGAAGCTGTCCATGCCCCGTTTCGACCAAGCCCCCGTCCTGGTGGTGGGTGACGTCATGCTCGATCGCTATTGGCATGGCGGCACGTCGCGGATTTCGCCGGAGGCGCCGGTGCCGGTGGTCAAGGTCGAGCAGATCGAGGATCGCCCCGGTGGCGCAGCCAACGTTGCGCTGAACATCGCTGCACTGGGCGCGCCTGCCCGGTTGGTCGGCGTGACCGGCGAGGACGAGGCGCGTCAGAGCCTGGTCGACAGCCTCGCAGCCGCCGGCGTTGAAGCGCATTTCCAATGCATTGAGCACCAGCCGACCATCGTCAAGCTGCGCGTGATGAGCCGCCATCAGCAATTGCTGCGCATGGATTTCGAGGAGCCGTTCGATACCGATCCGGCGGCGATCCTGGCTGAGGTCGAGGCGCTGTTGGCCGGGGTCAAGGTGCTAGTGCTGTCTGACTACGGCAAGGGCGCGCTGAGGAATCATCAGGCGTTGATCCAGGCGGCGCGACGCCGTGGCATTCCGGTGCTAGCCGACCCCAAGGGCAAGGACTTCGACATCTACCGCGGTGCCACGCTGATCACGCCGAACCTGGGCGAATTCGAGGCAATCGTCGGGCATTGCGCCGATGAGGCCGAACTGGTCGCCAAGGGCGCCGAGCTGATGAGCCGGCTCGAGCTGGATGCGTTGCTGGTCACCCGTGGCGAGCACGGCATGACCCTGCTGCGTCCCGATCACGCGCCGCTGCACCTGCCGGCTCGTGCCCGTGAAGTGTTCGATGTCACCGGTGCCGGCGATACCGTCATCTCGACGCTGGCCGCTGCGATCGCGGCCGGCGAGGAACTGCCACAGGCCGTGGCATTGGCCAACCTGGCCGCCGGGATCGTGGTCGGCAAGCTGGGCACCGCCTGCATCAGCGCGCCGGAGCTGCGCCGCGCGGTGCAACGCGAGGAAGGCTCCGAGCGCGGCGTGATGACCGTCGAGCAACTGCTCACCGCGGTCGAGGATGCCCGCGCCGAGGGCGAGAAGATCGTCTTCACCAATGGCTGTTTCGACATCCTGCACGCCGGCCATGTGACCTACCTCGAGCAGGCCCGCGCCCAGGGCGACCGGCTGGTGGTGGCGGTGAACGATGATGGTTCGGTGAGCCGCCTCAAAGGCCCGGGCCGGCCGATCAACTCGGTGGACCGCCGCATGGCGGTGCTCGCCGGTCTGGAAGCGGTGGATTGGGTGGTGTGCTTCGCCGAGGACACGCCGGAAAACCTGCTGGCCCAGGTCCGTCCCGATGTGCTGGTCAAGGGCGGCGACTATGGCGTCGATCAGGTCGTCGGTGCCGATCTGGTCAAGTCCTACGGCGGTGTGGTGAAGGTGCTGGGGCTGGTGGAAAACAGCTCGACCACCGCCATCGTCGAGAAGATTCGCAGCCGCTGA
- a CDS encoding metal ABC transporter ATPase, protein MPRVLVRKSPAAFKTLPLYVEASQDNLSYQSLGRPLNFSEVIERRRPVEVSDPGRFAIELANLGVSVRLTMSWQGREYWVLVRQQRPDRGDVVLKLISGYIPAHELNLPLLTAIQEIAEECLLETPEGWLAGRFGDTWLPTPYQASLHYREAVHFKLASQSGATRPVQCGNMVLMERPRAYVHLPTASLQLVYDMRMELPKETRQLSLFHVDERLEDGQLVARLERSRPDIYLIPLHQGQPQDQLLQLRNGQFSPVNTRGLWLSESFAPQEGWVVRDERVRWRDWWAARPMAAAR, encoded by the coding sequence ATGCCAAGAGTTCTGGTGCGCAAGAGCCCTGCCGCATTCAAGACCCTGCCTCTCTACGTCGAGGCCAGCCAGGACAACCTGAGCTATCAGAGTCTGGGCCGGCCGTTGAACTTCAGCGAAGTGATCGAGCGCCGCCGCCCGGTGGAGGTGTCCGATCCGGGCCGTTTTGCCATCGAACTGGCCAATCTCGGCGTTTCGGTGCGTCTGACCATGAGCTGGCAGGGCCGCGAATACTGGGTGCTGGTCCGTCAGCAGCGGCCGGACCGTGGTGACGTTGTCCTCAAGCTGATTTCCGGCTACATCCCGGCGCATGAGCTGAACCTGCCGCTGCTCACCGCCATCCAGGAAATCGCCGAAGAATGCCTGCTGGAAACCCCTGAAGGCTGGCTCGCCGGACGTTTCGGCGATACCTGGCTGCCCACCCCTTACCAGGCCAGCCTGCACTACCGCGAGGCGGTGCACTTCAAGCTCGCCTCACAATCCGGCGCCACGCGCCCGGTGCAGTGCGGCAACATGGTGCTGATGGAGCGTCCACGCGCCTATGTACACCTGCCGACCGCATCGTTGCAGCTGGTATATGACATGCGCATGGAGCTACCGAAAGAGACGCGACAGCTGAGCCTGTTTCATGTCGACGAACGCTTGGAAGACGGGCAACTGGTTGCGCGCCTGGAGCGCAGCCGGCCCGACATCTACCTGATACCGCTGCATCAGGGCCAGCCGCAGGATCAGCTGTTGCAACTGCGCAATGGCCAGTTCAGCCCGGTGAACACTCGCGGCCTGTGGCTATCGGAAAGCTTTGCGCCGCAGGAAGGCTGGGTGGTGCGCGACGAGCGCGTTCGCTGGCGGGATTGGTGGGCGGCACGGCCGATGGCAGCCGCCCGTTAA